A genomic segment from Piliocolobus tephrosceles isolate RC106 chromosome X, ASM277652v3, whole genome shotgun sequence encodes:
- the NHLRC3 gene encoding NHL repeat-containing protein 3 — protein sequence MARFWVCVAGAGFLLAFLVLHSRFCGSPVLRNIAFAVSWRTEKILYRLDVDWPKHPEYFSGTTFCVAVDSLNGLVYIGQRGDNIPKILVFTEDGYFLRAWNYTVDTPHGIFAASTLYEQSIWITDVGSGFFGHTVKKYSSFGDLVQVLGTPGKKGTGLNPLQFDNPAELYVEDTGDIYIVDGDGGLNNRLIKLSQDFMILWLHGENGTGPAKFNIPHSVTVDSAGRVWVADRGNKRIQVFDKDTGEWLGAWNNCFTEEGPSSVRFTPDGKYLIVAQLNLSRLSVVAAPPVGSIGECSVISTIQLADQVLPHLLEVDKKTGAVYVAEIGAKQVQKYVPLNSHVPAFGS from the exons ATGGCGAGATTCTGGGTCTGCGTAGCCGGTGCTGGCTTCCTTCTTGCATTTCTGGTTTTGCATTCGCGTTTTTGTGGCTCTCCA GTTTTGAGGAACATTGCTTTCGCAGTTTCCTGGAGAACTGAGAAAATTCTTTACCGGCTGGATGTGGATTGGCCTAAGCACCCAGAATATTTTAGCGGAACAACATTTTGTGTTGCAGTTGACTCCCTCAACGGATTGGTTTACATAGGTCAA AGAGGGGATAACATCCCAAAGATATTAGTGTTCACAGAGGATGGATATTTCCTACGAGCCTGGAATTATACAGTTGACACACCTCATGGTATATTTGCAGCCAGTACTCTATATGAACAATCCATCTGGATCACGGATGTAGGAAGTG GATTCTTTGGTCATACTGTTAAAAAATACAGTTCTTTTGGTGATCTTGTTCAAGTCTTGGGTACTCCAGGCAAAAAAGGCACTGGTTTGAATCCTTTGCAGTTTGATAACCCAGCAGAATTATATGTAGAGGACACAGGAGATATTTACATTGTGGATGGAGATGGAGGATTGAATAACAGATTGATCAAACTGTCCCAAG ATTTCATGATCCTTTGGCTGCATGGAGAAAATGGGACAGGGCCTGCTAAGTTCAACatacctcacagtgttacagttgATTCAGCTGGTCGG GTGTGGGTTGCTGACCGAGGAAATAAAAGAATCCAAGTATTTGATAAAGACACTGGGGAGTGGTTAGGAGCATGGAATAATTGTTTCACAGAAGAGGGACCTTCTTCAGTCAG ATTTACTCCTGATGGGAAGTACTTGATTGTGGCCCAGCTGAATCTTAGCAGGCTCTCAGTTGTAGCAGCACCCCCGGTGGGAAGCATTGGGGAGTGTTCAGTGATCAGCACAATCCAACTAGCAGATCAAGTTTTGCCACATCTCCTGGAAGTCGACAAAAAGACTGGAGCGGTCTATGTAGCAGAAATTGGAGCAAAACAAGTACAAAAATATGTCCCTTTGAATAGCCATGTTCCTGCATTTGGTTCATAA